From Halanaeroarchaeum sulfurireducens, a single genomic window includes:
- a CDS encoding Hsp20/alpha crystallin family protein, giving the protein MPSTDQFRNVPPSTAVLAMTRHVPLVGPARRIGDAVVDTVGRVASHFHEETPLRSDVLESQDAILVVFDAPGATVSDLQVYFDDGGIEVSIDRFRPFYEEYEIRYPGRGMTLDGRADLPTDVLLNLERARATLRPDGTLHVRVPKAKDGELDDSDA; this is encoded by the coding sequence ATGCCGTCGACGGATCAGTTCCGGAACGTCCCGCCGTCGACAGCCGTTCTCGCCATGACCAGACACGTGCCCCTCGTTGGACCCGCCAGACGTATCGGCGATGCCGTCGTGGACACCGTCGGCCGCGTCGCATCGCATTTCCACGAAGAGACACCGCTCCGTTCGGACGTCCTCGAAAGTCAGGACGCCATTCTCGTCGTCTTCGATGCGCCGGGAGCGACGGTCAGCGACCTCCAGGTGTACTTCGACGACGGCGGCATCGAGGTCAGCATCGATCGGTTCCGACCCTTCTACGAGGAGTACGAGATTCGCTATCCCGGCCGGGGAATGACACTCGATGGGCGGGCGGACCTCCCGACGGACGTCCTCCTGAATCTGGAGCGGGCCCGCGCAACGCTCAGGCCCGACGGGACGCTCCACGTTCGCGTTCCCAAGGCGAAAGACGGCGAACTCGACGACAGCGACGCCTGA